In one Oscillospiraceae bacterium genomic region, the following are encoded:
- a CDS encoding (4Fe-4S)-binding protein, which produces MDSTVYILPCPDYAAAPEKLSELLRLMGGMERFVKPGERVFLKANLLNPSPPESAVCTHPAVAAGAAALVEGAGASPLLGDSPGAGYHYGEGILRRLYAVSGMEGAGVELNFDASWREVSNPSGRVLKRMEIISPALDCAGIIDLCKLKTHMFMGMTGAVKNLFGLIPGRSKVGFHATMPDQRAFAHMLLDLAGFAAPRLCIMDAVLAMEGQGPGASGTPRQVGLLLASENPLALDTAAGYLIGLPREQNPLLLSAQERGLGPTRAEDLTVVGPPLESLRVPGFRLPSTVHRELFDVLGPIKRPAERLVRAVFSPAPRVERTACVGCGICKAACPAGAISLDGGKAAVDPGRCIRCFCCHELCPHRAVALRRGALAKLSKRI; this is translated from the coding sequence ATGGACAGTACCGTATATATCCTGCCCTGCCCCGACTACGCCGCCGCGCCGGAGAAGCTCTCGGAGCTGCTACGCCTCATGGGCGGCATGGAGCGCTTCGTCAAGCCCGGCGAGCGCGTCTTTTTAAAGGCCAACCTGCTCAACCCCTCCCCGCCGGAGTCGGCGGTGTGCACCCACCCGGCGGTGGCGGCGGGCGCCGCCGCGCTGGTGGAGGGGGCGGGGGCCTCCCCCCTGCTGGGGGACAGCCCCGGCGCGGGCTACCACTACGGCGAGGGCATCCTGCGCAGGCTCTACGCCGTCTCCGGCATGGAGGGCGCAGGGGTGGAGCTAAACTTCGACGCCTCCTGGCGGGAGGTGTCCAACCCGTCCGGCCGGGTGCTCAAGCGGATGGAGATCATCTCCCCCGCCCTGGACTGCGCGGGCATCATCGACCTGTGCAAGCTGAAAACCCACATGTTCATGGGCATGACCGGGGCGGTGAAGAACCTCTTCGGCCTTATCCCCGGACGGAGCAAGGTGGGCTTCCACGCCACTATGCCCGATCAGCGCGCCTTCGCCCACATGCTGCTGGATCTGGCGGGCTTCGCCGCCCCCCGCCTGTGCATTATGGACGCGGTGCTGGCCATGGAGGGCCAGGGCCCCGGCGCGTCGGGCACCCCCCGGCAGGTGGGGCTGCTGCTGGCCTCGGAAAACCCCCTGGCCCTGGATACCGCCGCCGGGTACCTCATCGGCCTGCCCCGGGAGCAAAACCCCCTGCTGCTCTCGGCGCAGGAGCGGGGCCTGGGCCCCACCCGAGCGGAGGATCTGACCGTGGTGGGCCCGCCGCTGGAATCCCTGCGCGTGCCGGGCTTCCGCCTGCCCTCCACCGTCCACCGGGAGCTCTTCGACGTTTTGGGCCCCATCAAGCGCCCGGCGGAGCGGCTGGTGCGGGCGGTCTTTTCCCCCGCGCCCAGGGTGGAGCGCACAGCCTGCGTGGGCTGCGGCATCTGCAAGGCCGCCTGCCCCGCCGGGGCCATCTCCCTGGACGGGGGCAAAGCCGCCGTGGACCCGGGGCGCTGCATCCGCTGCTTCTGCTGCCATGAGCTGTGCCCCCACCGGGCGGTGGCCCTGCGGCGGGGCGCGCTGGCCAAGCTGTCCAAACGGATTTGA
- a CDS encoding MATE family efflux transporter — translation MEQETSVRPPLFSRQALIRLAIPLVIEQLLLMTVGMADTVMVTTAGEAAVSGVSLVDNINLLLIQVFAALSTGGAVVVSQYLGRQDREGARIAARQLIYAVVAASTALMALALIFRQHILALLFGHIDAQVMDSALVYFLITAMAYPFMSLYNAGAALFRSMGNSKVSMFNSLLVNVINISVNAVLIFGFGMGAAGAAIGTLASRIVAAVLMLVLLHRPENPVNIQGLSHFEFRWDMVRRILTIGIPTGLENGMFQVGKLLVLNLITTFGTAAITANAIANSIAGVVNVPGQALGLALITVVGQSMGAREPGQAVSYTKKLITVCYVAMGSMCLVLFFTAGPVVGLFHLSPQAAEMAAEVLRWCAAFQIFLWPLAFCLPNALRAAGDAVFTMLVSLLSMFIFRIGASYLLASPWGLGLALLGVWIAMIIDWGVRALVFTIRFARGRWKRIQLI, via the coding sequence ATGGAGCAGGAAACCTCCGTCCGGCCGCCGCTGTTTTCCCGGCAGGCCCTGATCCGGCTGGCCATCCCCCTGGTGATCGAGCAGCTGCTGCTGATGACGGTGGGCATGGCCGACACGGTGATGGTCACCACCGCGGGGGAGGCGGCGGTCTCCGGCGTGTCCCTGGTGGACAACATCAACCTCTTGCTGATCCAGGTTTTCGCCGCCCTGTCCACCGGCGGTGCGGTGGTGGTGTCCCAGTACCTGGGCCGCCAGGACCGGGAGGGGGCCCGCATCGCCGCCCGGCAGCTGATCTACGCGGTGGTGGCGGCCTCCACCGCCCTGATGGCGCTGGCCCTCATCTTCCGCCAGCACATCCTCGCCCTGCTCTTCGGGCATATCGACGCCCAGGTCATGGACAGCGCCCTGGTCTACTTCCTCATCACCGCCATGGCCTACCCCTTCATGTCCCTCTACAACGCGGGTGCCGCCCTCTTCCGCTCCATGGGCAACAGCAAGGTGTCCATGTTCAACTCCCTGCTGGTGAACGTCATCAACATCTCGGTCAACGCGGTGCTGATCTTCGGCTTCGGCATGGGGGCGGCGGGGGCCGCCATCGGCACCCTGGCCTCCCGCATCGTGGCCGCCGTGCTCATGCTGGTGCTGCTGCACCGGCCGGAGAACCCGGTGAACATACAGGGCCTGTCCCACTTCGAGTTCCGCTGGGACATGGTCCGCCGCATCCTCACCATCGGCATCCCCACCGGCCTGGAGAACGGCATGTTCCAGGTGGGCAAGCTGCTGGTGCTCAACCTCATCACCACCTTCGGCACCGCCGCCATCACGGCCAACGCTATCGCCAACAGCATCGCGGGGGTGGTGAACGTGCCCGGCCAGGCCCTGGGGCTGGCCCTGATCACCGTGGTGGGGCAGTCCATGGGGGCGCGGGAGCCGGGGCAGGCGGTGTCCTACACGAAGAAGCTGATCACCGTGTGCTACGTCGCCATGGGCTCCATGTGCCTCGTCCTCTTCTTCACCGCCGGGCCGGTGGTGGGGCTGTTCCACCTCAGCCCCCAGGCCGCGGAGATGGCCGCCGAGGTGCTGCGCTGGTGCGCCGCCTTCCAGATCTTCCTGTGGCCCCTGGCCTTTTGCCTGCCCAACGCCCTGCGGGCGGCGGGGGACGCGGTGTTCACCATGCTGGTGTCCCTGCTGTCCATGTTTATCTTCCGCATCGGCGCCAGCTACCTGCTGGCCTCCCCCTGGGGCCTGGGGCTGGCCCTGCTGGGGGTGTGGATCGCCATGATCATCGACTGGGGCGTCCGGGCGCTGGTGTTCACCATCCGCTTCGCCCGGGGCCGCTGGAAGCGCATTCAGCTCATATAG
- a CDS encoding 3-ketoacyl-CoA thiolase yields MREVGIVGVGHTKFGKSDVSFLDMLTQAALEAMDDAGAGTGNKNVIDQVFVASMGAGMLNRISGSASALVDTLNIRPAMAECVENGPASGASAIKLGYMAIASGLCDCVLVVGGEMMRVVSGWEATDFVATMLHPTGEYPYGLTLPSFAGLFTRLCMEKYGVESRDLSIISVKNHENACHNPCAHIQRHVKLERISDPRYVDATSPMVADPLRQFDMCPVSDGAAAVLLVAKDKQEELGFGHKTFARIAGIASATDTHYVADRAVPTDLLAVRTAAQKAYKMAGMGPEDIDCAELHDAFLILEIVESEEAGLFPRGEGHLAARRGDTAIGGKLPINTSGGLKAKGHPLGATGVSQVVELVRQVRGEAEGRQVEGAKTGLAVNFGGFGNNVVATIITTK; encoded by the coding sequence ATGCGAGAAGTAGGAATCGTCGGCGTGGGCCACACCAAATTCGGAAAATCGGATGTCTCCTTCCTGGATATGCTCACCCAGGCCGCCCTGGAGGCGATGGACGACGCGGGAGCCGGCACCGGCAATAAGAACGTCATCGACCAGGTGTTCGTGGCCTCCATGGGCGCCGGGATGCTCAACCGCATCAGCGGCTCGGCCTCCGCCCTGGTGGATACCCTGAATATCCGCCCCGCCATGGCCGAGTGCGTGGAGAACGGCCCGGCTTCGGGCGCCTCCGCCATCAAGCTGGGCTATATGGCCATCGCCTCCGGCCTGTGCGACTGCGTGCTGGTGGTGGGCGGCGAGATGATGCGGGTGGTGTCCGGCTGGGAGGCCACCGACTTCGTGGCCACCATGCTCCACCCCACGGGCGAGTACCCCTACGGCCTGACCCTGCCCTCCTTCGCGGGCCTGTTCACCCGCCTTTGCATGGAGAAGTACGGGGTGGAGAGCCGGGATCTGTCCATCATCTCGGTGAAAAACCACGAGAACGCCTGCCACAACCCCTGCGCCCACATCCAGCGCCACGTGAAGCTGGAGCGCATCAGCGACCCCCGGTACGTGGACGCCACCAGCCCCATGGTGGCCGACCCCCTGCGGCAGTTCGATATGTGCCCCGTGTCCGACGGCGCGGCGGCGGTGCTGCTGGTGGCCAAGGATAAGCAGGAGGAGCTGGGCTTCGGGCACAAGACCTTCGCCCGCATCGCCGGTATCGCCTCCGCCACCGACACCCACTACGTGGCCGACCGGGCGGTGCCCACCGACCTGCTGGCCGTGCGCACGGCCGCCCAGAAGGCGTACAAGATGGCCGGGATGGGCCCGGAGGACATTGACTGCGCCGAGCTGCACGACGCCTTCCTCATCCTTGAGATTGTGGAGAGCGAGGAGGCGGGGCTCTTCCCGCGGGGCGAGGGCCATCTGGCCGCCCGCCGGGGGGACACCGCCATCGGCGGCAAGCTGCCCATCAATACATCCGGCGGCCTGAAGGCCAAGGGCCACCCTCTGGGCGCCACGGGCGTGTCCCAGGTGGTGGAGCTGGTGCGCCAGGTCCGCGGCGAGGCGGAGGGGCGCCAGGTCGAGGGCGCCAAGACCGGCCTTGCGGTCAACTTCGGCGGCTTCGGCAACAACGTGGTCGCCACCATCATCACGACGAAGTAA
- the kdd_2 gene encoding L-erythro-3,5-diaminohexanoate dehydrogenase — translation MQKKGNKYGTHRVIEPKDVLTQAAKKIDNSMELYANEILVDVSALNVDSASFTQISRACGGDEEKIGAMIMDIVAERGKLQNPVTGSGGMFIGTVRRIGDDLKDKIDLKEGDKIASLVSLSLTPLKIEKILAVHKDIDRVDIAGQAILFESGIYAKLPADLSEKLSLAALDVAGAPAQTAKLVQSNDSVLILGGAGKSGMLVCYEAMKRVGPIGNVVAVVLTQEDADLLTSMHLCDHAVVASATKPMEVLDMVLAVNHGREFDVSICCVNIENCEMSCILPVRDGGTAYFFSMATSFTKATLGAEGCGKDVDIMMGNGYTRGHAEIALAELRENEALRHYFEQKYL, via the coding sequence ATGCAGAAGAAAGGCAACAAGTACGGCACCCACCGGGTCATCGAGCCCAAGGACGTGCTCACCCAGGCGGCCAAAAAGATCGACAACAGCATGGAGCTGTACGCCAACGAGATTTTGGTGGACGTGAGCGCCCTCAACGTGGACTCGGCCTCCTTCACCCAGATCTCCCGGGCCTGCGGCGGGGACGAGGAGAAGATCGGCGCCATGATCATGGACATCGTGGCCGAGCGCGGCAAGCTCCAGAACCCGGTCACCGGCTCGGGCGGCATGTTCATCGGCACCGTGCGCCGGATCGGCGACGACTTGAAGGATAAAATCGACCTGAAGGAGGGCGACAAGATCGCCTCCCTGGTCTCCCTCTCCCTCACCCCGCTGAAGATTGAAAAAATCCTGGCCGTGCACAAGGACATCGACCGGGTGGACATCGCGGGCCAGGCCATCCTGTTTGAGAGCGGCATCTACGCCAAGCTGCCCGCCGATCTCAGCGAAAAGCTCTCCCTGGCCGCGCTGGACGTGGCGGGCGCCCCCGCCCAGACCGCCAAGCTGGTGCAGTCCAACGACTCGGTGCTCATTCTGGGCGGCGCGGGCAAGAGCGGCATGCTGGTGTGCTACGAGGCCATGAAGCGCGTGGGCCCCATCGGCAACGTGGTGGCCGTGGTCCTCACCCAGGAGGACGCCGACCTGCTCACCTCCATGCACCTGTGCGACCACGCGGTGGTGGCCAGCGCCACCAAGCCCATGGAGGTGCTGGACATGGTCCTGGCCGTGAACCACGGCAGGGAGTTCGACGTGTCCATCTGCTGCGTCAACATCGAGAACTGCGAGATGAGCTGCATCCTCCCCGTGCGGGACGGCGGCACCGCCTACTTCTTCTCTATGGCCACCAGCTTTACCAAGGCCACCCTGGGGGCCGAGGGCTGCGGCAAGGATGTGGACATTATGATGGGCAATGGCTACACCCGGGGCCACGCGGAAATCGCCCTGGCCGAGCTGCGGGAGAACGAGGCCCTGCGGCACTACTTTGAGCAGAAATACCTGTAA
- a CDS encoding transcriptional regulator encodes MARSIDLSFHPSLSELLSLPVFRGSRVLGGRAGLERPVTGINLSDTPEYYRWLSAGELMVTNCYAIHGDPEALDGFIPVLAGKGLSGLCVKPQYIAIPPSMARQADALGLPLVELPMGVRFSDITKAVSDELLKRQTALLRSTITVNEMLTRTIVEGAGLEEIASMVSDLTGGSVLILDSINDRRALSLTDSDAARFADHSPDEINSAIIAGAQMHVLEVGGHSFGFLYIYDVDRPLAEQDEGIMSQVLQTIPLEISRERTVRESGDQHFNDFILHLLSDHLVDEARERARAESFGLDLSQNHLIVRAHLTERRDAGNKYAGVFQRTLLSNEIKSTLTNLGLSTRIVRTAEEYLLILSSPLDNHGFAAVAGHFPRLAEKLNGEYPALRITAGCGRPHADIPGLVQSDREARTALKAAAARGCGLYCFDDLGLLRLVYSSDPEREIDAFVHETLGALLDPGQPRSAELLNTLESYFRNFGNLKRISEEMFAHYNTVVYRIKSIREVTGLDVHVPAERFRLELALNLYRFSGHGGDGA; translated from the coding sequence ATGGCCCGAAGCATCGATCTTTCCTTCCATCCCTCGCTCTCCGAGCTGTTGAGCCTGCCCGTTTTCCGGGGCAGCCGCGTGCTGGGCGGACGCGCCGGACTGGAGCGCCCGGTGACCGGAATCAACCTGAGCGACACGCCGGAGTACTACCGCTGGCTGTCCGCCGGGGAGCTGATGGTCACCAACTGCTACGCCATCCACGGGGACCCGGAGGCCCTGGACGGTTTTATCCCCGTGCTGGCGGGCAAGGGCCTGTCCGGCCTGTGCGTCAAGCCCCAGTACATCGCCATACCCCCGTCCATGGCCCGGCAGGCCGACGCGCTGGGCCTGCCCCTGGTGGAGCTGCCCATGGGGGTGCGCTTCTCCGACATCACCAAGGCCGTCTCGGACGAGCTGCTCAAGCGCCAGACCGCGCTGCTGCGCAGCACCATCACGGTCAACGAGATGCTCACCCGCACCATCGTGGAGGGGGCCGGGCTGGAGGAAATCGCCAGCATGGTGTCCGACCTGACCGGCGGCAGCGTGCTGATCCTGGACAGCATCAACGACCGCCGGGCGCTCAGCCTCACCGATTCGGACGCCGCCCGCTTCGCCGACCACTCCCCGGACGAAATCAACAGCGCCATCATCGCCGGGGCCCAGATGCACGTGCTGGAGGTGGGGGGCCACTCCTTCGGCTTCCTCTACATCTACGACGTGGACCGCCCCCTGGCCGAGCAGGACGAGGGCATCATGTCCCAGGTGCTCCAGACCATCCCGCTGGAGATCTCCCGGGAGCGCACCGTGCGGGAGAGCGGGGACCAGCACTTCAACGACTTCATCCTCCACCTGCTGTCCGACCACCTGGTGGACGAGGCCCGGGAGCGGGCCCGGGCGGAGAGCTTCGGCCTGGATCTGAGCCAGAACCACCTGATCGTCCGCGCCCACCTGACCGAGCGGCGGGACGCCGGGAACAAATACGCCGGGGTGTTCCAGCGCACCCTGTTGTCCAACGAGATCAAGTCCACGCTGACCAACCTGGGCCTGTCCACCCGCATCGTGCGCACGGCGGAGGAGTACCTGCTCATCCTCAGCAGCCCCCTGGACAACCACGGCTTCGCCGCCGTGGCGGGACATTTTCCCCGGCTGGCCGAAAAGCTCAACGGCGAGTACCCCGCCCTGCGCATCACCGCCGGGTGCGGCCGCCCCCACGCGGACATCCCCGGCCTGGTGCAGAGCGACCGGGAGGCCCGCACCGCCCTCAAGGCCGCCGCGGCCCGGGGCTGCGGGCTTTACTGCTTCGACGATCTGGGCCTGCTGCGCCTGGTCTACTCCAGCGACCCGGAGCGGGAGATCGACGCCTTCGTCCACGAGACCCTGGGCGCCCTGCTGGACCCCGGCCAGCCCCGCAGCGCCGAGCTTTTGAACACCCTGGAGAGCTATTTCCGCAATTTCGGCAACCTCAAGCGCATCAGCGAGGAGATGTTCGCCCACTACAACACGGTGGTCTACCGCATCAAGAGCATCCGGGAGGTCACCGGGTTGGATGTGCACGTGCCTGCCGAGCGCTTCCGGCTGGAACTGGCCCTCAACCTGTACCGCTTTTCCGGCCACGGCGGGGACGGGGCGTAG
- a CDS encoding 8-oxoguanine deaminase: MSTTLIKNARYIVSCDDSDTLWERCNLFLRDDAVEYIGPEQRQADQVIDASAMVVYPGLVNTHHHLYQIFSRNLPEVQRMELFPWLVTLYEVWKNLDEEVVSCAAQVGLGELLKTGCTTCFDHHYVFPARAGDLIAAQFRAAETVGIRFHASRGSMDLSKKDGGLPPDSVVQTIDEILADSERLVRVWHDESRFSMRQVALAPCSPFSVTGDLLRESAGLARSLGVRLHTHVAETKDEEQFTLEKFGLRPLAYMQSLGWTGSDVWYAHGIHFNDGELRVLAETGTGVAHCPISNMKLSSGVCRVPEMLRLGVPVGLAVDGAASNDGSSLLEEMRVCYLLHRLQSGRAAPTGYEVLKMATRGSARLLGRTDIGYLAPGMAADFFMIDLNRLSLAGAQFDPMSLLGTVGFKGNVDYTFVGGVPVVQQGELTTADEGEIVRRAGETVSRYLGRF, encoded by the coding sequence ATGTCCACCACGCTCATTAAAAACGCCCGCTATATCGTCTCCTGCGACGACAGCGACACCCTCTGGGAGCGCTGCAACCTCTTCCTCCGGGACGACGCCGTGGAGTACATCGGCCCCGAGCAGCGGCAGGCCGACCAAGTCATCGACGCCTCCGCCATGGTGGTCTACCCCGGCCTCGTCAATACCCACCACCACCTGTACCAGATCTTCTCCCGCAACCTGCCCGAGGTGCAGCGCATGGAGCTCTTCCCCTGGCTGGTCACCCTGTACGAGGTGTGGAAGAACCTGGATGAGGAGGTGGTCTCCTGCGCCGCCCAGGTGGGGCTGGGGGAGCTGCTGAAAACCGGCTGCACCACCTGCTTTGACCACCACTACGTATTCCCCGCCCGGGCCGGAGACCTCATCGCCGCCCAGTTCCGGGCCGCGGAGACGGTGGGCATCCGCTTCCACGCCTCCCGGGGCTCCATGGACCTGTCCAAGAAGGACGGCGGCCTGCCCCCGGACAGCGTGGTGCAGACCATCGACGAGATCCTGGCCGACTCCGAGCGCCTGGTGCGGGTGTGGCACGACGAGAGCCGCTTCTCCATGCGCCAGGTGGCCCTGGCCCCCTGCTCCCCCTTCTCGGTGACCGGGGACCTGCTGCGGGAGAGCGCCGGGCTGGCCCGCTCCCTGGGGGTGCGGCTGCACACCCACGTGGCCGAGACGAAGGACGAGGAGCAGTTCACCCTGGAGAAATTCGGCCTGCGCCCCCTGGCCTACATGCAGTCCCTGGGCTGGACGGGGAGCGACGTGTGGTACGCCCACGGCATCCACTTCAACGACGGGGAGCTGCGCGTGCTGGCCGAGACGGGCACCGGCGTGGCCCACTGCCCCATCTCCAACATGAAGCTCTCCTCCGGCGTGTGCCGGGTGCCGGAGATGCTGCGGCTGGGGGTGCCGGTGGGGCTGGCGGTGGACGGCGCGGCCTCCAACGACGGCTCCAGCCTGCTGGAGGAGATGCGGGTGTGCTACCTGCTCCACCGCCTCCAGTCCGGCCGCGCCGCCCCCACGGGGTACGAGGTGCTGAAGATGGCCACCCGCGGCTCGGCCCGCCTGCTGGGGCGCACCGACATCGGCTACCTGGCCCCCGGCATGGCCGCCGACTTCTTTATGATCGACCTGAACCGCCTGAGCCTGGCCGGGGCCCAGTTCGACCCCATGAGCCTGCTGGGTACCGTTGGCTTCAAGGGGAACGTGGACTACACCTTTGTGGGCGGCGTGCCCGTGGTGCAGCAGGGGGAGCTGACCACGGCCGACGAGGGGGAGATCGTCCGCCGGGCGGGCGAGACGGTCAGCCGCTACCTGGGGCGGTTCTGA